In Caretta caretta isolate rCarCar2 chromosome 20, rCarCar1.hap1, whole genome shotgun sequence, a single window of DNA contains:
- the ERBB3 gene encoding receptor tyrosine-protein kinase erbB-3: MRSGRPPGRFLGLLLLLCRPELAAPQAVCAGTLNGLSVTGDAQHQYQTLHKMYNNCEIVMGNLEIVLIDHSQNLSFLQTIREVTGYVLIAMNVFTYLPLGNLRVIRGTQLYEDKYALFVLLNYHTNGSHALRQVGFNHLTEILAGGVDIERNEQLCHVDTIEWRDIIRDQLIDPVVRQNGRNCAPCHESCDRHCWGPNPEDCQKLTKTICAPQCNGRCFGHSPSECCHDECAGGCTGPRQTECFACRHFNDSGACVPLCPQPLIYNKLTFQLEPNPDTKYQYGGVCVAECPHNFVVDQSSCVRACPKDKMEVEKNGLKMCEPCPGLCPKACEGTGVGNKYQTVDSSNIDGFINCTKIRGNLDFLITGLNGDPWCNISALDPEKLNVFRTVREITGYLNIQSWPKHMHNFSVFSNLVTIGGRSLYNRGFSLLIMKNLNVTSLGLRSLREISAGKVYITENRQLCFLHTINWGALSRRRGDLEIKDNKPRGKCVQEGKVCDPLCSSDGCWGPGPDQCISCRNYSREGTCVATCSFHQGATREYARGGECYQCHPECKRMEGNLTCHGSGADACVRCARYKDGPHCVDSCPEGILGEQGPIYKYPDANHECHPCHENCTRGCLGPQIQDCVTEPLPVARKSPTVIAVMVVGCLFISCSCFLLTLLYWRGKKIQKKRAMRRYLERGESLEPLDPSEKANKVLARILKETELRKLKVLGSGVFGTVHKGVWIPDGDSIKIPVSIKVIEDRSGRQTFHAITDHMLAIGSLEHAYIVRLLGICPGPQLQLVTQLLPLGSLLDHVRKNRDAIGPQLLLNWCVQVAKGMYYLEEHRMVHRDLAARNVLLKSPSQVQVADFGIADLLYPDDKKYFYNEIKTPIKWMALESIHFGKYTHQSDVWSYGVTLWEMMTFGAEPYTGIRLAEVPDLLEKGERLMQPQICTIDVYMVMVKCWMIDENVRPTFKELANEFTRMARDPPRYLVIKRESGPLPPAEPPLSDKELEDMETLELELEDELSSFNAATSLFASRQRVDYARSPNLSPPAGYIPMNQTGLSSCRQGSGLGCRQTLRARQESVGRTVSESSEGRGTASECELTEDLSLPGSLCHGLHSRGDSAYLSQRESFPLSAGTADGEEDVNGYVMPDLHGRERAASVARAVEDGPLGRASEPEEEYEYMNRRPSQPQQRPPHPRPASLEELGYEYMDLGSERSASLGSMQTTPLPAAGWEAGGAEEDYEYMNKQPKLSQSLSSVLSSPGSGQDDYTCMSAAVPRGSPEEQGYEVMEAILAPGSGLGPGCPSSPCPKNGFMKPLRSLEASDCAFDNPDYWHSRLFAKADALRT; the protein is encoded by the exons TGTGTGCGGGGACCCTGAACGGGCTGAGCGTGACGGGCGATGCCCAGCACCAGTACCAGACGCTGCACAAGATGTACAACAACTGCGAGATCGTCATGGGCAACCTGGAGATTGTGCTGATCGACCACAGCCAGAACCTGTCCTTCCTGCAG ACCATCCGGGAAGTGACGGGCTACGTCCTCATCGCCATGAACGTCTTCACGTACCTGCCCCTGGGGAACCTGCGCGTCATCCGGGGGACCCAGCTCTACGAGGACAAATACGCCCTCTTCGTGCTGCTGAATTACCACACCAACGGCTCGCATGCCCTCCGCCAGGTGGGGTTCAACCATCTCACGG AGATCCTGGCGGGCGGGGTCGACATCGAGAGGAATGAGCAGTTGTGCCACGTGGACACTATCGAGTGGAGGGACATCATCCGGGACCAGCTGATCGACCCGGTGGTTCGGCAAAATGGCAGGAATT GTGCCCCCTGCCATGAGAGCTGTGACAGACACTGCTGGGGCCCGAACCCAGAGGACTGCCAGAAAT TGACCAAGACCATCTGCGCCCCCCAGTGCAACGGGCGCTGCTTCGGGCACAGCCCCAGCGAGTGCTGCCATGACGAGTGTGCGGGGGGCTGCACCGGCCCCCGCCAGACTGAATGCTTC gcCTGCCGCCACTTCAACGACAGCGGGGCCTGCgtcccgctctgcccccagccgcTGATCTACAACAAACTCACCTTCCAGCTGGAGCCCAACCCCGACACCAAGTACCAGTACGGGGGCGTCTGCGTCGCCGAATGCCCAC ATAACTTCGTGGTGGACCAGAGCTCCTGTGTGCGGGCCTGTCCGAAGGACAAGATGGAGGTGGAGAAGAACGGCCTGAAGATGTGTGAGCCATGCCCTGGACTCTGCCCTAAAG CCTGCGAGGGGACGGGCGTCGGGAACAAATACCAGACAGTCGATTCGAGCAACATCGACGGGTTCATCAACTGCACCAAGATCCGGGGCAACCTGGACTTCCTCATCACGGGGCTGAACGG ggACCCCTGGTGCAACATCTCAGCCCTGGATCCGGAGAAGCTGAACGTCTTCCGGACGGTGCGGGAGATCACGG GTTATCTGAACATCCAGTCGTGGCCCAAACACATGCATAACTTCAGCGTCTTCTCCAACCTCGTCACCATCGGGGGCCGGAGCCTGTACAA CCGCGGCTTCTCCCTGCTGATCATGAAGAACCTGAACGTGACGTCTCTGGGGCTGCGCTCACTGCGGGAGATCAGCGCGGGCAAGGTGTACATCACCGAGAACCGGCAGCTCTGCTTCCTCCACACCATCAACTGGGGGGCGCTGTCCCGCCGCCGGGGCGACCTGGAGATCAAGGACAACAAGCCGCGGGGCAAGTGCG TGCAAGAAGGGAAGGTGTGTGACCCGCTCTGCTCAAGCGACGGCTGCTGGGGGCCTGGCCCCGACCAGTGCATCTCCTGCCGCAACTACAGCCGGGAGGGGACCTGCGTGGCCACCTGCAGCTTCCACCAAGG GGCGACCCGGGAATATGCCCGTGGGGGCGAGTGTTACCAGTGCCACCCGGAGTGCAAGAGGATGGAGGGCAACCTGACCTGCCACGGCTCG GGCGCCGACGCTTGCGTGCGATGTGCCCGGTATAAGGACGGGCCCCACTGCGTGGACAGCTGCCCCGAGGGCATCCTGGGCGAGCAAGGGCCCATCTACAAGTACCCGGACGCCAACCACGAGTGCCACCCCTGCCACGAGAACTGCACGCGGGG GTGCCTCGGGCCGCAGATCCAGGACTGCGTCACAGAGCCCCTGCCCGTCGCCAG gAAAAGCCCCACGGTCATAGCGGTGATGGTCGTGGGCTGCCTCTTCAtctcctgctcctgcttcctGCTCACCCTCCTGTACTGGCGCGGCAAGAAGATCCAGAAGAAGCGGGCGATGCGCCGCTACCTGGAGAGGGGCGAG AGCCTCGAGCCCCTGGACCCAAGCGAGAAAGCCAACAAGGTGCTGGCCCGGATCTTGAAGGAGACGGAGCTGAGGAAGCTGAAGGTGCTGGGCTCGGGTGTGTTCGGGACGGTGCACAAG GGCGTCTGGATCCCGGACGGAGACTCCATCAAGATCCCCGTCAGCATCAAGGTGATAGAGGACCGGAGCGGCCGCCAGACCTTCCACGCCATCACCGAC cACATGCTGGCCATTGGCAGCCTGGAACACGCCTACATCGTGCGGCTGCTGGGCATCTGCCCCGGGCCGCAGCTGCAGCTGGTGACGCAGCTGCTGCCGCTGGGTTCGCTGCTCGACCACGTGCGCAAGAACAGGGACGCCATCGGGCCGCAGCTGCTGCTCAACTGGTGCGTGCAGGTTGCCAAG GGCATGTACTATTTGGAAGAGCATCGCATGGTCCATCGGGACCTGGCCGCCCGCAACGTCCTGCTGAAGTCGCCCAGCCAGGTGCAGGTGGCGGATTTCGGGATCGCCGACCTGCTCTACCCCGATGACAAGAAATACTTCTACAATGAGATCAAG ACTCCGATTAAATGGATGGCGCTGGAGAGCATCCACTTCGGGAAGTACACACACCAGAGCGACGTCTGGAGCTACG GCGTGACGCTGTGGGAGATGATGACTTTCGGGGCAGAGCCCTACACGGGGATCCGGCTGGCTGAGGTGCCTGACCTGCTGGAGAAGGGCGAGCGGCTCATGCAGCCCCAGATCTGCACCATCGACGTCTACATGGTGATGGTGAAAT GCTGGATGATCGATGAAAACGTCCGTCCCACCTTCAAGGAACTGGCCAATGAGTTCACTCGCATGGCCCGCGACCCGCCCCGCTATCTGGTCATCAAG AGGGAGAGTGGGCCGctgccccccgctgagccccccctgagtgacaaggagctggaggacATGGAGacgctggagctggagctggaggacgAGCTGAGCTCCTTCAACGCGGCCACCAGCCTCTTCGCCTCCAGACAGCGTGTGGACTACGCCCGG AGCCCGAACCTGAGCCCCCCAGCTGGCTACATCCCCATGAACCAGACCGGCCTCAGCAGCTGCCGCCAG ggctccgggctgggctgCCGGCAGACCCTGCGGGCCAGGCAGGAGTCGGTGGGGCGGACGGTGTCGGAGTCGTCGGAGGGCCGGGGCACGGCCTCGGAGTGCGAGCTGACAGAAGACCTCTCCCTGCCGGGCAGCCTGTGCCACGGTCTGCACTCCCGGGGTGACAGTGCCTACCTCTCCCAGCGCGAGAGCTTCCCCCTGTCCGCGGGCACCGCCGACGGCGAGGAGGACGTCAACGGCTACGTCATGCCGGATCTCCACGGCCGAG AGCGAGCGGCCAGCGTCGCCCGGGCTGTGGAGGACGGGCCCCTGGGCCGCGCCTCGGAGCCGGAGGAGGAGTACGAGTACATGAACAGACGCCCCTCGCAGCCCCAGCAGAGGCCCCCGCATCCCCGGCCGGCCTCCCTGGAGGAGCTGGGCTACGAGTACATGGACCTGGGCTCGGAGCGGAGCGCCTCCCTGGGCAGCATGCAGACCACCCCGCTGCCCGCGGCCGGCTGGGAGGCGGGCGGGGCCGAGGAGGACTACGAATACATGAACAAGCAGCCCAAGCTCAGCCAGTCCCTGAGCAGCGTGCTGAGCTCGCCGGGGTCCGGGCAGGACGACTACACCTGCATGAGCGCGGCCGTCCCACGGGGCTCCCCCGAGGAGCAGGGCTACGAGGTGATGGAGGCCATCCTGGCGCCGGGGAGCGGGCTGGGCCCGGGCTGCCCCAGCTCGCCCTGCCCCAAGAACGGCTTCATGAAACCCCTGCGGAGCCTGGAAGCCTCGGACTGCGCCTTCGACAACCCTGACTACTGGCACAGCCGGCTGTTCGCCAAGGCGGACGCCCTGCGGACCTAG